A window of Pedobacter lusitanus contains these coding sequences:
- a CDS encoding heparin lyase I family protein, whose product MRKSVYLQNYLAIAVLFLATACDKIENGITNQSFAASKTETLPQTTLNNGDTILNITYENGILNSGITGVTATHATAADAAYMINPAGNGSNYAIAHKIVYGDPAYSSDGSVRSESDAIAIPNARFFPGDERRYEFSVLLKDWTPWVSGATFETNIFQLKVSGNTSSGSGVPLQFRTARNAMRLRYEASSSIKDIISDLRPYVNQWIDFRVDVLWTDDPTGYMRTYMKLPGQTNYVLVDEKTNYRTFAGNVSVGNLGYIKWGVYGTQEGLTRIAYHDNIKIIKLPLQ is encoded by the coding sequence ATGAGAAAATCAGTTTACCTACAGAATTATTTGGCTATTGCTGTGTTATTTTTGGCAACAGCCTGCGACAAAATTGAAAACGGCATAACCAACCAGAGTTTTGCTGCTTCAAAAACAGAAACTTTACCACAAACAACATTGAACAATGGCGATACCATTTTAAACATTACCTACGAAAATGGGATCCTCAATTCTGGTATTACAGGTGTAACTGCTACACATGCCACTGCGGCCGATGCAGCATATATGATTAACCCCGCAGGCAATGGAAGTAACTATGCCATTGCCCATAAAATTGTTTATGGTGACCCTGCTTATTCGTCTGATGGTAGCGTCAGAAGTGAGAGCGATGCTATTGCAATACCGAACGCCAGATTTTTTCCAGGAGATGAACGTCGTTACGAGTTTAGTGTACTCTTGAAAGACTGGACACCATGGGTTTCTGGTGCTACGTTTGAAACCAACATCTTTCAGCTAAAAGTATCCGGTAATACATCTTCCGGTTCAGGCGTTCCCCTCCAGTTTCGCACTGCACGAAATGCAATGCGGTTAAGGTATGAAGCATCCTCCTCTATAAAAGATATTATATCCGATTTGCGACCTTACGTAAATCAATGGATTGACTTCAGGGTAGATGTTTTATGGACCGATGATCCTACTGGTTATATGAGAACTTACATGAAACTGCCCGGACAGACTAATTATGTTCTGGTCGATGAAAAAACAAACTATCGTACTTTTGCCGGGAATGTGAGTGTTGGAAATCTGGGCTATATTAAATGGGGTGTTTATGGGACACAGGAAGGTCTTACCCGCATCGCCTATCATGATAATATTAAAATTATCAAACTTCCGTTACAATAA
- a CDS encoding alginate lyase family protein, with protein sequence MSKIYLNTFCSFLLLFYAVSAVFSQDLKPVLRTQSLSLNKNEIQKLIILIKTDPGAEKEYQRLKSLADLALQQQPNPIDTIISEGHLANDPKKIITQKALADLPKIYALAYSYRISNQKIYLKKSMEYILAWAGTNHGTGNPINDSKLDPLLEAYDLIKDEFRTNENGIVTAWLTRLAAAEISNPRFRSAKKSVYNNWNSHRIKVVANIAYILNNKAYQAFADTSIKTQILKNLYADGSGMDFEDRDALHYHIYTLEPLLKTAILIKRATGVDYFNYLSPSGSSVQKSVGFLIPFVTGEKKHQEFLNSKTPFDKKRAENKEPGYAIGHDFDPETAIEVLSYAAYFQPGYHSVVKKLMTASGTYPNWQLVLNGVRK encoded by the coding sequence ATGAGCAAAATTTACTTAAATACCTTCTGCAGCTTCTTGTTGTTATTCTATGCTGTGTCTGCTGTTTTTTCGCAGGATCTCAAACCAGTGTTACGGACACAATCCCTCAGTTTAAATAAAAACGAGATACAAAAACTGATCATATTGATTAAAACAGATCCAGGTGCCGAAAAAGAGTACCAGCGTCTAAAATCCTTAGCTGACCTTGCATTGCAGCAACAGCCCAATCCAATAGATACTATCATTTCTGAAGGGCATCTGGCAAATGATCCTAAAAAAATAATAACACAGAAAGCTCTTGCTGACCTGCCGAAAATATATGCCCTGGCTTATAGTTACCGCATCAGTAATCAAAAGATTTATTTAAAAAAGAGTATGGAGTATATCCTCGCCTGGGCAGGAACTAATCATGGGACCGGGAATCCGATTAATGATAGTAAATTAGATCCTTTACTCGAAGCTTATGATTTGATAAAGGATGAATTTAGAACAAATGAAAATGGAATAGTCACTGCATGGTTAACCCGATTAGCTGCAGCAGAAATTTCCAATCCACGTTTCAGGTCAGCGAAGAAAAGTGTCTATAACAACTGGAATTCACATCGGATAAAAGTAGTAGCTAATATTGCTTATATCCTCAATAACAAAGCATATCAGGCTTTCGCAGATACCAGTATCAAAACTCAGATCTTAAAAAATCTATATGCTGATGGTTCAGGTATGGATTTCGAAGATAGAGATGCACTTCATTACCATATTTATACTCTGGAGCCTTTATTAAAAACAGCGATACTAATAAAGCGGGCAACCGGAGTTGATTATTTCAATTATCTCTCTCCTTCAGGGTCATCTGTCCAAAAATCTGTTGGGTTTTTAATACCCTTTGTTACCGGTGAAAAGAAACATCAGGAATTTTTAAACAGCAAGACTCCATTTGATAAAAAGCGGGCTGAAAACAAAGAGCCAGGTTATGCTATAGGCCATGATTTTGATCCTGAAACGGCTATTGAAGTGCTTTCTTACGCTGCATATTTTCAGCCCGGCTATCATAGTGTAGTCAAAAAGTTAATGACAGCATCCGGCACTTACCCTAACTGGCAATTGGTGCTCAACGGAGTTAGAAAATAA
- a CDS encoding SusC/RagA family TonB-linked outer membrane protein, whose product MKKKIILLIAFLFTGFFVATAQDIQVNGIVKDSQGLPLPGVSIKLMGAAKATSTSANGAFSISVPATGTLIFTSIGFITKQLPVNSRRQIDLIMEADNTNLDEVVVIGYGSVKKGDLTGSVASIGSKEIKATPVASLSQAIQGRAAGVRVSQSSNAPGGGMNIRIRGGNSIQGGNEPLYVIDGYPLYNENGPGINPNDIESMEILKDASAAAIYGSRGANGVIIITTKRGKAGANRIQFESYYGSQTLRKKIDLLDASQLATLVNDGIANVNGDNIGKPGYPKPLTYTDAQIAALGKGTDWQDEVFRTAPIQNYQLTFTGGTEKSQYAVSGNYFNQKGIVSNSGYKRGSVRVNLDQQLSSKFKFSNSLTVTNSSNNSVATDGDGGGNAGVIYSALFFSPTVPVYDAQGQYSMNNRQGGILISNPLALANERTNIELRTRILGNTSLEYKIIDGLTFKTMFGANMAFSKTNFYLPRTVYAGLATNGRAEITTSRYFEWLNENTLNYKKVISEIHSFNFLVGYTFQNADFEDLKSSAQNFASDILKFNNLGAAQQTNPNTSNAYDWSLRSYLGRINYDLSNKYLFTISGRYDGSSRFGMGKKYSFFPSGSAAWRLSGESFMSKLKAVSDLKLRASYGITGNQEIGQYQSLGALQTESYNFGNVIAIGYAPNRIANPDLKWETTAQLNFGLDLGLFKNRITVTTDWYQKKTKDLLYNVSLPITSGFTTSLQNIGKVKNEGFEFAINTVNLNGAFQWNTNFNISFNKNEILDLGSVTDDIPSGGASGHLQLGSSGILRVGQPIGVFYGLVTDGIFQNAAEVAASGQKNAKPGERRYKDVVPDGVINSLDRVILGHAQPDYTFGFTNNFSYKGFDLSVFIQGVQGNSIFNLNRYEMESMTGVSNQSVNVLDRWTPTNPSNNMPRASSAGSPYQVTSQQVEDGSYIRLKNVQLGYNFSPELLKKIKLSNAKIYISGQNLLTKTKYSGYDPEVSRFGQDNLSQGIDYGSYPSSKIFLVGINIGL is encoded by the coding sequence ATGAAGAAAAAAATCATTTTACTAATTGCGTTTCTATTCACGGGCTTTTTTGTAGCTACCGCTCAGGATATACAAGTGAATGGAATCGTTAAAGACTCCCAGGGATTGCCACTGCCAGGCGTTTCCATAAAACTGATGGGTGCAGCAAAAGCCACAAGTACATCTGCAAACGGTGCTTTTTCGATCTCTGTGCCCGCCACCGGCACTTTGATTTTCACGAGTATCGGTTTTATTACTAAACAATTGCCGGTAAATAGCCGTCGGCAAATTGATCTGATCATGGAAGCTGACAATACTAATCTCGATGAGGTAGTAGTAATTGGTTACGGTTCTGTAAAGAAAGGCGACCTGACCGGATCTGTTGCCTCTATTGGTTCGAAAGAAATCAAAGCTACTCCGGTTGCCTCGCTGTCACAAGCTATTCAGGGTAGAGCTGCGGGCGTTCGGGTTTCCCAATCTTCGAATGCTCCAGGAGGTGGGATGAATATCCGTATTCGTGGAGGAAATTCTATTCAGGGTGGAAATGAACCACTTTATGTCATCGATGGTTACCCGCTTTATAACGAAAACGGACCAGGTATTAATCCCAACGACATTGAGTCAATGGAAATTCTGAAAGATGCTTCAGCAGCAGCGATTTACGGTTCCAGAGGGGCCAATGGAGTCATCATTATCACGACAAAAAGAGGGAAGGCGGGAGCTAACCGCATCCAGTTTGAAAGTTATTATGGCTCTCAGACATTAAGGAAAAAGATAGATCTTCTGGATGCATCTCAGCTGGCGACATTAGTTAATGATGGTATAGCCAATGTGAACGGTGATAATATTGGTAAACCGGGTTATCCTAAACCGTTAACCTATACTGATGCGCAGATAGCTGCCCTGGGTAAAGGAACTGACTGGCAGGATGAGGTCTTCAGAACTGCCCCTATACAGAACTATCAGCTGACCTTTACCGGTGGGACAGAAAAAAGTCAGTATGCCGTATCTGGGAACTATTTTAACCAAAAAGGTATTGTCTCCAACTCTGGTTATAAGCGTGGTTCGGTAAGAGTGAACCTGGATCAGCAGTTATCCAGTAAGTTTAAATTCAGCAATAGCCTGACTGTAACCAATAGCAGCAATAACTCTGTCGCTACAGACGGAGATGGCGGTGGAAATGCCGGTGTAATCTATAGTGCATTGTTTTTCTCTCCAACTGTTCCGGTATATGATGCTCAGGGACAATATAGTATGAACAACAGGCAGGGAGGTATCCTGATCAGTAATCCTCTGGCCTTAGCGAACGAAAGAACAAATATTGAACTGAGAACCCGCATATTGGGCAATACTTCACTGGAGTATAAGATAATTGATGGCTTGACTTTTAAGACCATGTTTGGTGCAAATATGGCCTTTAGTAAAACTAACTTTTATTTACCACGGACTGTCTATGCCGGCCTGGCTACCAATGGAAGAGCGGAAATCACTACATCACGATATTTTGAATGGCTGAACGAAAATACATTGAACTATAAAAAGGTAATATCTGAGATTCACAGCTTTAATTTTTTAGTAGGTTATACCTTTCAGAATGCTGATTTTGAAGATTTAAAATCCAGTGCACAGAATTTTGCCAGTGATATTCTGAAGTTCAATAATTTAGGCGCGGCCCAGCAAACCAATCCGAATACTTCCAATGCTTATGACTGGAGCTTACGCTCTTATTTAGGTCGTATCAATTATGATTTAAGTAATAAATATCTGTTCACCATATCAGGAAGGTATGATGGCTCTTCAAGATTCGGAATGGGTAAAAAATATTCTTTCTTTCCATCCGGATCGGCAGCATGGAGGTTATCCGGTGAATCCTTTATGAGTAAACTGAAAGCAGTTAGTGATTTAAAACTCAGAGCCAGTTACGGGATTACGGGTAATCAGGAAATTGGTCAATATCAGTCATTGGGAGCTTTGCAAACTGAAAGTTATAACTTTGGAAACGTAATCGCTATTGGCTATGCGCCAAATCGTATTGCCAATCCTGATTTGAAATGGGAAACTACTGCCCAGTTAAATTTTGGTCTGGATCTGGGTTTGTTTAAAAACAGGATTACTGTAACTACAGATTGGTATCAGAAGAAGACCAAAGATCTGTTGTACAATGTTTCCCTGCCAATTACTTCAGGATTTACTACCTCACTACAGAATATTGGGAAAGTTAAAAATGAAGGATTTGAGTTTGCCATAAATACAGTTAATCTCAATGGTGCTTTTCAATGGAATACGAATTTCAATATCTCCTTTAACAAAAATGAAATTCTTGATCTTGGCTCAGTCACAGACGATATTCCATCAGGAGGGGCAAGTGGTCACTTACAATTAGGCAGCTCTGGAATATTGCGGGTAGGACAGCCGATAGGTGTTTTTTATGGATTAGTAACTGATGGCATTTTTCAAAATGCTGCCGAAGTTGCTGCATCCGGACAGAAAAATGCCAAACCCGGAGAACGCAGATATAAAGATGTGGTTCCTGATGGGGTAATTAACTCGCTTGACCGTGTAATTCTGGGGCATGCGCAACCGGATTATACTTTTGGGTTTACTAATAATTTCTCCTATAAAGGATTTGATCTTTCCGTATTTATTCAGGGAGTACAGGGGAATAGCATTTTCAACTTAAACAGGTATGAGATGGAATCTATGACCGGAGTCAGTAATCAATCTGTCAATGTTCTGGATCGCTGGACTCCAACTAATCCTAGTAATAATATGCCACGTGCAAGTTCAGCAGGTTCTCCATACCAGGTAACGAGTCAGCAGGTAGAAGATGGTTCCTATATCCGTTTAAAGAACGTACAGCTGGGGTATAATTTTAGTCCGGAGCTGCTTAAAAAAATCAAACTATCCAATGCAAAGATCTATATCAGCGGACAGAACCTTTTAACTAAAACCAAATACTCAGGATACGATCCCGAAGTAAGCCGTTTTGGGCAGGATAACTTAAGTCAGGGTATAGATTATGGAAGTTATCCTTCATCAAAAATATTCCTGGTAGGTATCAATATTGGGCTGTAA
- a CDS encoding RagB/SusD family nutrient uptake outer membrane protein, whose translation MKIFKYILLLSVLWTTSCKKLNENPEAFISPENFYKTKNDAVSAITAVYAPVRLNGFVTRNYVILGEITTDNMFPLNNSAPRIELNTYAHTSQNGILRETWDNFYIGITRANASINRIPEINMEEALRTRLVAEAKFLRAFYYYHLVRLFGDLPIVTSEVSSLDQLTYPKRDPKADVYKQIIADLKDAETILPPSYSGADRGRATSGAAKSFLASVYLTLKQYQLAADKANEVMTLSGAGYGLWDNYPDVYDIKNEFGKEAIFDAQFVSGPGGQGGNLIAFFAQENNSVGGRGFGSFQPTTDIYDSYTAGDKRKAVFFIKGTDGKYYVNKWVDADATTENQSDNNFPLMRYAEVVLTYAEAYNELNTPVNDNVAYKAVNSIRKRAGLPDLANLTQDGLRDAILQERRLELAFEGSRWFDLVRTGKLVSTLTAKGTTNVREYHNLFPVPQFPLGVNPNLAPQNPGYAQ comes from the coding sequence ATGAAGATCTTTAAATATATATTACTCCTGAGTGTATTATGGACCACGTCCTGTAAAAAACTGAATGAAAACCCGGAAGCATTTATCTCACCAGAAAACTTTTATAAAACTAAAAATGACGCAGTTTCGGCGATAACAGCTGTTTATGCGCCGGTTCGGTTAAATGGTTTTGTGACGCGTAATTATGTTATTCTGGGTGAAATTACTACTGATAACATGTTTCCTTTAAATAATAGTGCGCCAAGAATTGAACTGAATACTTATGCGCATACTTCTCAGAATGGTATTTTACGGGAGACCTGGGACAATTTTTATATCGGTATCACCAGAGCTAATGCATCTATAAATAGAATACCCGAGATAAATATGGAAGAGGCATTAAGAACGAGATTAGTTGCTGAAGCTAAATTCCTGAGGGCATTTTATTACTACCACCTGGTCAGGCTGTTCGGGGATCTTCCGATTGTTACTTCCGAAGTAAGTTCTTTAGATCAGCTTACTTATCCAAAACGTGATCCTAAAGCGGATGTTTATAAGCAGATTATTGCTGACCTGAAGGATGCTGAAACTATATTGCCTCCATCTTATAGTGGAGCAGACCGGGGCAGAGCAACCAGTGGGGCGGCAAAGTCTTTTTTGGCCAGTGTATACCTGACTTTAAAACAATATCAGCTTGCTGCAGATAAAGCGAATGAGGTGATGACGCTATCTGGTGCTGGTTATGGCTTGTGGGATAATTATCCGGATGTTTATGATATTAAGAACGAATTTGGAAAAGAGGCCATATTTGATGCTCAGTTTGTGAGTGGGCCTGGTGGACAGGGCGGTAATCTGATTGCGTTTTTTGCACAGGAAAATAATAGTGTAGGCGGTAGGGGTTTCGGCTCTTTTCAGCCTACAACCGATATATATGATAGTTATACTGCTGGCGATAAACGTAAAGCTGTTTTCTTTATCAAAGGCACTGACGGGAAATATTATGTAAATAAATGGGTTGATGCGGATGCAACCACAGAAAATCAAAGTGATAATAATTTTCCTTTGATGCGTTACGCTGAGGTTGTATTAACCTATGCAGAAGCTTATAATGAGTTAAATACTCCTGTTAATGATAATGTCGCCTATAAGGCTGTAAATAGCATCAGGAAAAGAGCAGGTTTGCCAGATCTGGCGAATTTAACGCAAGATGGTCTTCGCGATGCAATTTTACAGGAACGCCGGCTGGAACTTGCTTTTGAAGGAAGCAGATGGTTTGACCTGGTGCGCACCGGTAAATTGGTTTCCACTTTAACTGCCAAAGGAACGACTAACGTCAGGGAGTATCATAATTTATTTCCTGTTCCACAGTTTCCATTGGGAGTAAATCCAAATCTGGCACCTCAGAATCCGGGTTACGCTCAATAA
- a CDS encoding winged helix-turn-helix domain-containing protein — protein sequence MEPIFLTRSQARKIILNAAGLARKAQFGEGIEAVYRVIDHLGFVQLDTNYVVERAHHHVMAARIPDYQTEWLAELCEDGRIFEYFTSDAGYLPSRDFSYSLPVKEAFATHGRPATPAETRMMKVALDRVEREGPLMVSDFDDDRLEASTGWWDWRPAKVALERLYLEGLLMISRTRTFQKVYNLPLNLLSPETDLTMPAKKEFARYIIRRTLGALGIAYVKELAWRARRVKGNLVKTELEQMVAEGEVQLVKIDELKGAPLYMLSDQDLDIELSKDVFILSPFDILNVFRHRLKDFFDFDYQIECFVPAAKRKYGYFSLPVLYGDIFIARMDAKADRKQKVLIIHNLHFESIDLDQITIRKLIGALKDFVLFNQCRNISFKKSNNETYLKAINKGLFG from the coding sequence ATGGAACCTATTTTCCTTACCAGATCACAAGCCCGTAAAATTATCCTTAACGCTGCCGGCCTTGCCAGAAAAGCACAATTCGGAGAGGGAATCGAAGCCGTTTATCGGGTAATCGACCATTTGGGTTTTGTACAACTGGATACAAATTATGTTGTAGAACGTGCACATCACCATGTAATGGCTGCACGTATACCAGACTATCAAACAGAATGGCTGGCAGAACTTTGCGAAGATGGACGCATATTCGAGTACTTCACTTCAGATGCAGGCTATCTTCCCAGTCGCGACTTTAGCTATTCATTACCTGTTAAAGAAGCGTTTGCAACTCATGGAAGACCTGCTACTCCTGCAGAAACCCGGATGATGAAAGTAGCACTTGACCGGGTGGAACGTGAAGGGCCCCTGATGGTAAGCGATTTCGATGACGACAGACTAGAGGCAAGCACCGGCTGGTGGGACTGGCGACCGGCTAAAGTAGCACTCGAACGCCTGTATCTGGAGGGCCTGCTCATGATCAGCCGTACCAGGACCTTCCAGAAAGTCTACAATCTGCCGCTCAACTTATTATCTCCGGAAACAGATCTGACTATGCCGGCAAAGAAAGAATTTGCCAGATATATTATCCGTCGTACACTTGGCGCACTGGGCATAGCTTATGTTAAAGAGTTAGCATGGCGGGCAAGGCGGGTAAAAGGAAATTTGGTAAAAACCGAGCTGGAGCAAATGGTTGCTGAGGGTGAAGTACAACTCGTTAAGATTGATGAATTAAAAGGCGCACCACTGTATATGCTATCAGATCAGGATCTGGATATTGAACTCTCTAAAGATGTCTTCATCTTATCCCCTTTTGATATCCTTAACGTCTTCCGTCATCGCTTAAAAGACTTCTTTGACTTCGATTACCAGATCGAATGTTTTGTACCTGCTGCTAAGCGAAAGTATGGTTATTTCTCATTGCCGGTACTTTATGGTGATATTTTCATTGCAAGGATGGATGCAAAAGCCGACCGCAAACAAAAAGTGCTGATTATCCATAATCTGCATTTTGAATCAATTGATCTCGACCAAATCACTATCAGGAAACTTATCGGGGCTTTAAAAGACTTCGTTTTATTCAACCAATGCAGGAATATCAGCTTTAAGAAATCCAATAATGAAACCTACCTGAAAGCCATAAACAAAGGTCTTTTCGGATAG
- a CDS encoding uracil-DNA glycosylase family protein: MEELLKEIRSCIICKEQLPNFPRPVVRASTESKIVIIGQAPGQKVQHSGIPWDDQSGNELRRWLGVSKEQFYDDKLFALVPMGFCYPGKGSSGDLPPRPECAPRWHQPLLAEMKEIRLIMLIGQYAQNYYLKDIKNTTLTERVRNFRNFLPLFLPIVHPSPRNKIWQKKNPWFEYEVVPFLRDVTADIIHSF, encoded by the coding sequence TTGGAAGAGCTTTTAAAAGAGATCCGGTCCTGTATAATCTGTAAGGAACAATTACCTAATTTTCCAAGGCCTGTTGTGCGGGCCAGTACTGAATCTAAAATTGTTATTATAGGGCAGGCTCCCGGACAAAAAGTTCAGCATAGCGGTATTCCATGGGATGATCAGAGTGGAAATGAATTGAGAAGATGGCTGGGGGTGAGTAAGGAACAATTCTACGATGATAAACTGTTCGCTTTAGTTCCAATGGGGTTTTGTTATCCTGGCAAAGGTAGCTCTGGTGATCTTCCTCCACGTCCTGAATGTGCACCCAGATGGCATCAGCCCTTGCTTGCTGAGATGAAAGAGATCAGATTGATCATGCTTATTGGCCAGTATGCTCAAAACTATTATTTGAAAGATATAAAGAATACTACACTTACAGAGAGGGTGAGAAATTTCAGGAATTTTCTTCCTTTATTCTTACCCATCGTACACCCGTCACCAAGGAATAAGATCTGGCAAAAGAAAAATCCGTGGTTTGAATATGAGGTAGTACCTTTTTTGAGGGATGTAACAGCTGATATCATTCATTCATTTTGA
- a CDS encoding NAD-dependent epimerase/dehydratase family protein, protein MQVILGANGQIGEELARELKRNFTSDIRIVSKKAIKINDTDEVFSADLTIKEMAIEAVKGAEIAYFTLGLPISSELWGNLFPLILKNVIDACKVHGTKLVFFDNTYMYPQDNRTLTEKTPFAPIGRKARVRKQMAEMVLKEIQSGELEAVICRAPEFYGPGKTQSITNTFIFNNIKKGKKLKVPVTAGKKRSLIWTPDASRATALIGNTPDAYGKTWHLPVDESHPTYREFINLASAVYGNKFNYSVVPQFVFKLGAWFNPKVKELLELLTRYAYDNLFDDSTFRKRFPEFQITTYRQGIEQIRNEQYL, encoded by the coding sequence ATGCAAGTAATATTAGGAGCCAACGGGCAGATTGGCGAAGAATTAGCAAGGGAACTGAAAAGAAATTTCACATCGGATATTAGGATAGTAAGCAAAAAAGCAATTAAGATAAATGACACGGATGAAGTGTTTTCAGCAGACCTAACAATTAAGGAAATGGCAATAGAAGCGGTAAAAGGCGCTGAAATTGCCTATTTCACACTGGGGCTTCCCATCAGTTCGGAACTATGGGGAAATCTTTTTCCGTTGATTCTGAAAAATGTAATTGATGCCTGTAAAGTCCATGGTACCAAACTGGTGTTTTTCGATAACACCTATATGTACCCTCAAGACAACAGAACGCTCACGGAGAAAACACCTTTTGCACCCATTGGTAGAAAAGCCAGGGTTAGAAAACAGATGGCCGAAATGGTGCTGAAAGAAATACAGTCGGGCGAGCTGGAAGCCGTAATTTGCCGTGCACCGGAATTTTACGGACCCGGAAAAACGCAGAGCATCACCAACACTTTTATTTTTAACAACATTAAAAAAGGTAAGAAACTGAAAGTACCCGTAACCGCCGGTAAGAAAAGAAGTTTGATTTGGACACCTGATGCAAGCCGTGCCACAGCCCTTATCGGCAATACGCCAGATGCTTATGGAAAGACCTGGCATTTGCCTGTTGATGAAAGCCACCCTACTTACAGGGAATTTATAAACTTGGCTTCTGCTGTCTACGGAAATAAGTTTAACTATTCTGTAGTTCCCCAATTTGTTTTCAAACTGGGTGCATGGTTTAATCCAAAAGTAAAAGAATTGTTGGAACTACTGACAAGGTATGCTTATGATAACCTGTTTGACGATTCAACATTCAGGAAGCGTTTTCCAGAATTTCAAATTACAACCTACAGGCAAGGAATTGAACAGATTAGGAACGAGCAATATTTATAA
- a CDS encoding helix-turn-helix domain-containing protein, translating to MDKVEYHNMKAPEKIASINALHKYLGLKKTLNPLISVFSFDDVKLESETILSAITTDFYVVALKKDCAGGKCRYGQQYYDFDEGIMYFIAPHQVLHFEDVLLNGVRGFVLVVHPDFLQGYPLASQVKDYGYFSYKSNEALHLSEKEEKSIMDIIENVNREIDANMDAFSQGLLVSNIDLLLKYCDRFYNRQFLTRKKVNSDLLTRFETLLDDYFRNDELVLKGTPSVQSVAGELNLSPNYLSDMLRVQTGQTTLQHIQNRLIEKAKGLLSTTQLSVSEIAYQLGFEHPQSFHRLFKGHTSVSPLEFRASFN from the coding sequence ATGGATAAAGTCGAGTATCATAATATGAAAGCTCCGGAAAAAATAGCTTCCATTAATGCGTTGCACAAGTATCTGGGTTTGAAAAAAACTTTAAACCCGCTGATAAGCGTATTTAGTTTTGATGACGTAAAGCTGGAGTCTGAAACCATCCTTAGCGCTATAACTACCGATTTTTATGTAGTGGCTTTAAAGAAGGATTGTGCTGGCGGCAAATGCAGGTATGGGCAGCAATATTATGACTTTGATGAAGGCATAATGTATTTTATAGCCCCTCACCAGGTGTTGCATTTTGAAGATGTGCTTCTAAATGGCGTGAGAGGATTTGTTTTGGTCGTGCATCCCGATTTCCTCCAAGGTTATCCTTTGGCATCCCAGGTAAAAGATTACGGATATTTTTCATACAAGAGCAATGAGGCTTTGCATCTTTCCGAAAAAGAAGAAAAATCCATCATGGACATTATTGAAAATGTGAACCGGGAAATTGATGCGAATATGGATGCTTTTTCCCAGGGTCTATTAGTGTCCAACATAGATTTGCTATTAAAATATTGTGACCGTTTTTATAACCGTCAATTTCTTACCCGGAAAAAAGTCAATTCAGATTTATTGACAAGGTTCGAAACATTGCTTGATGATTATTTTAGGAACGATGAATTGGTGCTGAAAGGGACTCCTTCGGTACAGTCAGTGGCTGGGGAATTAAACCTTAGCCCCAATTATTTAAGCGATATGTTGCGGGTACAAACCGGGCAAACCACACTACAACATATTCAAAACCGTTTAATTGAGAAAGCAAAAGGACTCTTATCTACCACCCAACTTTCTGTATCTGAAATAGCCTATCAGCTCGGATTTGAACATCCGCAATCCTTCCATCGCTTGTTTAAAGGCCATACATCTGTTTCCCCGTTGGAGTTCAGGGCTTCATTTAATTGA